GGGAAGATCGCCCTGGTGACCGGCGCCAGCCGGGGGATCGGACGCGAGGTCGCGCTGACGCTGGCCCGCGAGGGCGCGTCCGTCGGCATCAACCACTTCCCGGATCCCGAGCAGACGGCGCTGGCCCGCGAGGTCCTCGACCAGGTCCGACAGCTCGGCGCCAAGGCCGTCGCGCTCCCGGCCGACGTGAGCGACGCGGCGGCCGTAGGCGGCGCCGTGGCGACGTTGATCGCGGCGCTGGGCCGCATCGACGTGCTGGTGACGAACGCCGGGATCGTCCATCGCCGCCCTCTCGTCGACGTCACCGAGGCCGAGTGGGACCGGGTCATCGCCGTGAATCTCAAGGGCACGTTCAACGCCATCCAGGCGGTCCTCCCGCACCTGCTGCGCCAGCGAAGCGGGAAGATCGTGACGGTCGCCTCGGAGCTGGCCCTGGTCGGTCGGGCGGGGCTCGCCGCCTACGCGGCCTCCAAGGCCGGCGTGATCGGGCTCACGAAGTCGCTGGCCCGCGAGCTCGCCCCGCACGGGATCAACGTCAACGCGGTGGCGCCTGGCCCGACGGACACGGACATGCTGCGCTCGAACCCGGAGTTCCGGGACGAGAACCGGGCGAACATCCCGCTCGGCCGCTGGGGGCATCCCCGGGACATCGCGCTGACGGTCCTGTTCCTGGCGTCGGGCGAGAGCGACTATTACGCGGGCCAGGTCCTGAGCCCGAACGGCGGCGTGGTGATGTAGCTCAGACCTCGGAGTCGAGCAGGAAATCGAGGGT
This window of the Candidatus Methylomirabilota bacterium genome carries:
- a CDS encoding 3-oxoacyl-ACP reductase family protein; translation: GKIALVTGASRGIGREVALTLAREGASVGINHFPDPEQTALAREVLDQVRQLGAKAVALPADVSDAAAVGGAVATLIAALGRIDVLVTNAGIVHRRPLVDVTEAEWDRVIAVNLKGTFNAIQAVLPHLLRQRSGKIVTVASELALVGRAGLAAYAASKAGVIGLTKSLARELAPHGINVNAVAPGPTDTDMLRSNPEFRDENRANIPLGRWGHPRDIALTVLFLASGESDYYAGQVLSPNGGVVM